The Arachis hypogaea cultivar Tifrunner chromosome 16, arahy.Tifrunner.gnm2.J5K5, whole genome shotgun sequence genome contains a region encoding:
- the LOC140180023 gene encoding uncharacterized protein, giving the protein MVTDAHKDWSKYLPLALWAYRITRHGTTGVTPFSLVYGVEAVLPAEIEVPIARMLLDEARDCEAELQELKGKREVVGRKMEEYHRRLALAYDKHVRPKVFLEGDLVLKSIDAVMRKMSLPKWTFKWEGPNIVSEVHPQWTLHPVGPRS; this is encoded by the coding sequence ATGGTGACCGACGCTCATAAAGATTGGAGTAAATACCTACCACTTGCTCTTTGGGCTTACAGAATAACCAGGCATGGAACAACCGGAGTAACACCCTTCTCGTTGGTTTATGGGGTTGAAGCTGTACTGCCAGCAGAGATTGAAGTACCCATCGCCAGGATGTTGTTAGATGAAGCACGGGATTGTGAAGCTGAGTTGCAAGAGttgaaaggaaaaagagaagttGTGGGAAGGAAGATGGAAGAATACCATCGAAGACTAGCATTAGCTTATGACAAGCATGTTCGGCCCAAGGTGTTCCTAGAGGGTGATCTGGTACTAAAATCAATAGACGCAGTAATGAGGAAGATGTCTTTGCCAAAATGGACTTTCAAATGGGAGGGTCCTAACATTGTTTCTGAAGTACACCCCCAATGGACACTGCATCCTGTTGGACCCAGATCATGA
- the LOC112758792 gene encoding protein FAR1-RELATED SEQUENCE 5 isoform X1 yields MEPKVDDGVNQGGGIQEDRSGGTQYETNETPIGDGRSDSCDEWVEGEATEYRDVLMLTEADMIRKVFYTDEAAYEFYKRYGKCHGFGIRKGDSGKDDNGKVIRRRFFCNKAGLRQRKHYERLDRKKDHRSEMRTNCDAKLSILWDDVSEIWRVRKVILDHNHDLTPMRMVHMINSFRDMDCSAKAQINGMQGHGISTSKILGYMAGQAGGYSLLGFTKKDAYNYIEKTKREKIVDGDASAAIIYLEGKAVSDPMCMARYNLTDNNMLANLFWADGGSRVDYQHFGDVLSFDSTYKKNKYRRPLVIFSGSNNHKKTSIFGFGLVLDESIGSYTWLLENFLEVMCNKKPSVIVTDGCDSMRAAIREVFPEATHRLCAWHVEKNVTSNVKDEGLRQLFTRWLYSNMKIEEFEAEWDAAVVEYRLHDSYWDKETYDKWKMWANAYLKDKFYAGFRTTSQCEGINANIKKFLNSRHSLLELVQNVELMVREYRNNELEAHFKSINGKPVITTCLDPLERFAADVYTRELFLDVRREIVGVGAVNFVAKVRRSTTMVYTVEDYGIPGRPLTLLYDRVVNRLQCPCQFWLRSGYPCRHMFFVLKHEHTREIPSRLVLTRWRKDAKSLENYGEGRANECSERGFLLRQGALHSTSQWFSFVAARSPGLFNTAMSGIRALCKQIEAACDQKGPSAKGRDTPTVKDPVVVKTKGALRIKKMSGRKRRCSMCRKAGHAKRHCTGKRGLNVEADPQEDGKTADLGSEGSSPTENAKGRCDTLKVLSPKAGEAFAESDVEESGFRPKEGGQSGHIRTEGWDSVLPLCYNDDNCVKIEELMHDIIRVTERLSSNRRQV; encoded by the exons ATGGAGCCTAAAGTAGATGATGGAGTTAACCAAGGTGGTGGAATTCAAGAGGATCGTAGCGGCGGAACACAGTACGAAACAAACGAGACACCGATTGGAGACGGTAGAAGTGATAGTTGTGATGAATGGGTAGAGGGAGAAGCCACTGAATATCGAGACGTGCTAATGCTGACTGAAGCCGATATGATTAGGAAGGTGTTCTACACGGACGAAGCCGCGTATGAGTTTTACAAGAGATACGGCAAATGCCACGGGTTCGGTATTCGCAAGGGTGATTCGGGAAAGGATGATAATGGCAAGGTGATTAGGAGGAGGTTTTTTTGCAACAAAGCAGGGCTGAGGCAGCGCAAACATTACGAGAGGCTTGACAGGAAGAAGGACCATAGATCGGAGATGCGCACAAACTGTGACGCAAAGCTTTCAATCTTATGGGATGATGTCAGCGAAATTTGGAGGGTTAGAAAAGTTATACTAGATCACAACCATGATTTAACTCCTATGAGGATGGTTCATATGATCAACAGCTTTAGAGACATGGATTGTTCAGCTAAGGCACAGATTAATGGCATGCAGGGACATGGTATTTCCACGTCGAAGATCCTAGGTTATATGGCAGGGCAAGCCGGGGGGTATTCTCTGCTGGGTTTCACAAAAAAGGATGCCTATAACTACATCGAGAAGACCAAGCGGGAGAAGATTGTTGATGGAGACGCTAGCGCCGCAATAATTTATTTAGAGGGAAAAGCAGTGTCGGATCCGATGTGCATGGCTAGGTACAATTTGACGGACAACAATATGTTAGCGAACTTGTTTTGGGCTGATGGTGGGAGCCGGGTTGATTACCAACACTTTGGTGATGTGCTTTCCTTTGATTCGACTTACAAGAAAAACAAATACAGGAGACCTTTGGTTATCTTTTCTGGCTCGAACAATCATAAGAAAACAAGCATATTTGGGTTTGGTTTAGTGTTGGATGAAAGCATTGGGTCATACACGTGGTTGCTTGAAAATTTCTTGGAGGTAATGTGCAACAAAAAGCCATCGGTGATTGTGACAGACGGTTGTGACTCAATGAGGGCAGCAATCAGGGAAGTGTTTCCGGAGGCCACACATAGGCTGTGTGCTTGGCATGTGGAGAAGAACGTGACTTCGAATGTGAAGGATGAAGGCTTAAGACAACTTTTCACTAGGTGGCTGTACTCAAATATGAAGATAGAAGAGTTTGAGGCAGAGTGGGACGCAGCTGTGGTTGAATACCGACTTCACGATAGTTACTGGGATAAGGAAACCTATGATAAGTGGAAAATGTGGGCAAATGCGTACCTGAAAGACAAATTCTACGCCGGGTTCCGCACTACTTCTCAATGTGAAGGGATTAATGCGAATATCAAAAAGTTTCTTAATTCAAGGCACAGTCTTCTTGAGTTGGTGCAGAATGTTGAGTTGATGGTACGAGAGTATCGGAATAACGAGTTAGAAGCCCACTTCAAGTCCATTAATGGCAAGCCAGTGATCACGACTTGCTTGGACCCGCTCGAGCGGTTTGCTGCCGATGTTTACACACGAGAGTTATTCTTGGACGTGAGGAGGGAAATTGTAGGTGTCGGTGCGGTTAACTTCGTCGCAAAGGTTCGCCGATCCACGACTATGGTGTACACAGTTGAAGACTATGGCATTCCGGGTAGGCCATTAACGTTACTCTATGATAGGGTTGTGAATAGGCTACAATGTCCTTGCCAATTTTGGTTGCGAAGCGGTTACCCGTGTCGACACATGTTTTTCGTTTTGAAGCATGAGCATACGAGGGAAATTCCATCAAGGTTGGTGCTGACTAGGTGGCGTAAGGACGCTAAATCATTGGAGAACTATGGTGAAGGAAGAGCTAATGAGTGCAGTGAACGGGGGTTTCTATTACGTCAGGGTGCACTGCACTCAACATCGCAGTGGTTTTCATTCGTAGCTGCACGTAGCCCGGGTTTGTTTAACACAGCGATGAGTGGCATACGAGCTTTATGCAAACAAATCGAGGCTGCATGCGATCAGAAGGGTCCGTCGGCAAAGGGAAGAGATACTCCCACTGTGAAGGATCCCGTGGTGGTAAAGACCAAAGGGGCTCTCCGGATTAAGAAAATGAGTGGTAGGAAGAGGCGTTGTAGCATGTGTCGGAAAGCAGGACACGCGAAGCGACACTGCACCGGCAAGCGGGGATTGAATGTGGAGGCAGACCCACAGGAGGATGGGAAGACAGCAGACTTGGGATCGGAAGGTTCCTCACCAACAGAAAATGCAAAG GGTCGATGTGACACATTGAAAGTGCTCTCACCTAAAGCGGGAGAAGCCTTTGCCGAGTCGGATGTGGAAGAATCTGGGTTCCGGCCAAAAGAGGGGGGTCAGAGTGGGCATATCCGTACCGAAGGTTGGGATTCTGTCCTCCCATTGTGCTATAACGACGACAACTGTGTGAAGATTGAAGAG CTGATGCATGACATAATCAGGGTTACCGAGAGGCTATCAAGTAATCGGAGACAAGTTTGA
- the LOC112758792 gene encoding protein FAR1-RELATED SEQUENCE 5 isoform X2: MLTEADMIRKVFYTDEAAYEFYKRYGKCHGFGIRKGDSGKDDNGKVIRRRFFCNKAGLRQRKHYERLDRKKDHRSEMRTNCDAKLSILWDDVSEIWRVRKVILDHNHDLTPMRMVHMINSFRDMDCSAKAQINGMQGHGISTSKILGYMAGQAGGYSLLGFTKKDAYNYIEKTKREKIVDGDASAAIIYLEGKAVSDPMCMARYNLTDNNMLANLFWADGGSRVDYQHFGDVLSFDSTYKKNKYRRPLVIFSGSNNHKKTSIFGFGLVLDESIGSYTWLLENFLEVMCNKKPSVIVTDGCDSMRAAIREVFPEATHRLCAWHVEKNVTSNVKDEGLRQLFTRWLYSNMKIEEFEAEWDAAVVEYRLHDSYWDKETYDKWKMWANAYLKDKFYAGFRTTSQCEGINANIKKFLNSRHSLLELVQNVELMVREYRNNELEAHFKSINGKPVITTCLDPLERFAADVYTRELFLDVRREIVGVGAVNFVAKVRRSTTMVYTVEDYGIPGRPLTLLYDRVVNRLQCPCQFWLRSGYPCRHMFFVLKHEHTREIPSRLVLTRWRKDAKSLENYGEGRANECSERGFLLRQGALHSTSQWFSFVAARSPGLFNTAMSGIRALCKQIEAACDQKGPSAKGRDTPTVKDPVVVKTKGALRIKKMSGRKRRCSMCRKAGHAKRHCTGKRGLNVEADPQEDGKTADLGSEGSSPTENAKGRCDTLKVLSPKAGEAFAESDVEESGFRPKEGGQSGHIRTEGWDSVLPLCYNDDNCVKIEELMHDIIRVTERLSSNRRQV, from the exons ATGCTGACTGAAGCCGATATGATTAGGAAGGTGTTCTACACGGACGAAGCCGCGTATGAGTTTTACAAGAGATACGGCAAATGCCACGGGTTCGGTATTCGCAAGGGTGATTCGGGAAAGGATGATAATGGCAAGGTGATTAGGAGGAGGTTTTTTTGCAACAAAGCAGGGCTGAGGCAGCGCAAACATTACGAGAGGCTTGACAGGAAGAAGGACCATAGATCGGAGATGCGCACAAACTGTGACGCAAAGCTTTCAATCTTATGGGATGATGTCAGCGAAATTTGGAGGGTTAGAAAAGTTATACTAGATCACAACCATGATTTAACTCCTATGAGGATGGTTCATATGATCAACAGCTTTAGAGACATGGATTGTTCAGCTAAGGCACAGATTAATGGCATGCAGGGACATGGTATTTCCACGTCGAAGATCCTAGGTTATATGGCAGGGCAAGCCGGGGGGTATTCTCTGCTGGGTTTCACAAAAAAGGATGCCTATAACTACATCGAGAAGACCAAGCGGGAGAAGATTGTTGATGGAGACGCTAGCGCCGCAATAATTTATTTAGAGGGAAAAGCAGTGTCGGATCCGATGTGCATGGCTAGGTACAATTTGACGGACAACAATATGTTAGCGAACTTGTTTTGGGCTGATGGTGGGAGCCGGGTTGATTACCAACACTTTGGTGATGTGCTTTCCTTTGATTCGACTTACAAGAAAAACAAATACAGGAGACCTTTGGTTATCTTTTCTGGCTCGAACAATCATAAGAAAACAAGCATATTTGGGTTTGGTTTAGTGTTGGATGAAAGCATTGGGTCATACACGTGGTTGCTTGAAAATTTCTTGGAGGTAATGTGCAACAAAAAGCCATCGGTGATTGTGACAGACGGTTGTGACTCAATGAGGGCAGCAATCAGGGAAGTGTTTCCGGAGGCCACACATAGGCTGTGTGCTTGGCATGTGGAGAAGAACGTGACTTCGAATGTGAAGGATGAAGGCTTAAGACAACTTTTCACTAGGTGGCTGTACTCAAATATGAAGATAGAAGAGTTTGAGGCAGAGTGGGACGCAGCTGTGGTTGAATACCGACTTCACGATAGTTACTGGGATAAGGAAACCTATGATAAGTGGAAAATGTGGGCAAATGCGTACCTGAAAGACAAATTCTACGCCGGGTTCCGCACTACTTCTCAATGTGAAGGGATTAATGCGAATATCAAAAAGTTTCTTAATTCAAGGCACAGTCTTCTTGAGTTGGTGCAGAATGTTGAGTTGATGGTACGAGAGTATCGGAATAACGAGTTAGAAGCCCACTTCAAGTCCATTAATGGCAAGCCAGTGATCACGACTTGCTTGGACCCGCTCGAGCGGTTTGCTGCCGATGTTTACACACGAGAGTTATTCTTGGACGTGAGGAGGGAAATTGTAGGTGTCGGTGCGGTTAACTTCGTCGCAAAGGTTCGCCGATCCACGACTATGGTGTACACAGTTGAAGACTATGGCATTCCGGGTAGGCCATTAACGTTACTCTATGATAGGGTTGTGAATAGGCTACAATGTCCTTGCCAATTTTGGTTGCGAAGCGGTTACCCGTGTCGACACATGTTTTTCGTTTTGAAGCATGAGCATACGAGGGAAATTCCATCAAGGTTGGTGCTGACTAGGTGGCGTAAGGACGCTAAATCATTGGAGAACTATGGTGAAGGAAGAGCTAATGAGTGCAGTGAACGGGGGTTTCTATTACGTCAGGGTGCACTGCACTCAACATCGCAGTGGTTTTCATTCGTAGCTGCACGTAGCCCGGGTTTGTTTAACACAGCGATGAGTGGCATACGAGCTTTATGCAAACAAATCGAGGCTGCATGCGATCAGAAGGGTCCGTCGGCAAAGGGAAGAGATACTCCCACTGTGAAGGATCCCGTGGTGGTAAAGACCAAAGGGGCTCTCCGGATTAAGAAAATGAGTGGTAGGAAGAGGCGTTGTAGCATGTGTCGGAAAGCAGGACACGCGAAGCGACACTGCACCGGCAAGCGGGGATTGAATGTGGAGGCAGACCCACAGGAGGATGGGAAGACAGCAGACTTGGGATCGGAAGGTTCCTCACCAACAGAAAATGCAAAG GGTCGATGTGACACATTGAAAGTGCTCTCACCTAAAGCGGGAGAAGCCTTTGCCGAGTCGGATGTGGAAGAATCTGGGTTCCGGCCAAAAGAGGGGGGTCAGAGTGGGCATATCCGTACCGAAGGTTGGGATTCTGTCCTCCCATTGTGCTATAACGACGACAACTGTGTGAAGATTGAAGAG CTGATGCATGACATAATCAGGGTTACCGAGAGGCTATCAAGTAATCGGAGACAAGTTTGA